A DNA window from Ctenopharyngodon idella isolate HZGC_01 chromosome 8, HZGC01, whole genome shotgun sequence contains the following coding sequences:
- the mpeg1.1 gene encoding macrophage expressed 1, tandem duplicate 1 codes for MDLVIMESRGFCLLMLCCFINVCNLHPLYRPSNGLRLCRKNSSLTALEVLPGGGWDNLRNIDMGRVMNLSYSQCQTTEDGVYLIPDEVFVIPQKVSGVETNSEMIMSWLEQKSSTSSSINADISFFSVLNAKFSTENQRMKTHQVKESSVTARVQVRNHLYTVKAYPDFTLDSRFARQAEEIADAIENNQTRQATYLSEKLILDYGTHVITSIDAGATLVQEDYLKMSYVSNSHSDTSSVSASAGFNFFDKVKFDIGAKTSQGTSENSGYQGNITYSLIQSHGGALFYPGITLQKWQESTLNNLVAIDRSGLPLHYFLNPSTFPDLPTPTVNKMASSVRKAAEQYYKVNTIPGCVNPDSKNFNFQANVDDASCEGPVTNLSFGGIYQRCTPLTSDGNAICDETAQKNPATGDYSCPAKYNTTLLRSETVEKGYNHYECHSHCHSCGFLWLSTCCDQICGDAYRVRRAKVETYWCSSTQKTPEYSGYLFGGLFGAGMQNPLTKSNGCPPNYFTQHFLSNGMMVCLSNDYEAGTRFSVPFAGFFSCQSGNPLSKGQSRCPPQFSQHLAAISDGCQVLYCVQSGVFTGGQLKPIRLPPFTRPPMVSMIATNTVAVMTEGDRSWVRVGQTKMWRMAKPGEINKMASMFDASSSQMSGGEKAGVAIGVMVLVALVVIGMVFIMKRRKRLSAIGFSKGYEEIGSEGQSESRIEIQSEQQNETANENPDQPLLS; via the exons ATGGATCTGGTGATCATGGAGTCAAGAGGTTTTTGTCTGCTAATGCTTTGCTGTTTTATCAACGTCTGCAACCTTCATCCTCTCTATCGTCCCAGTAATGGACTTCGTCTGTGTCGTAAAAACTCAAGTCTGACAGCGCTGGAGGTTCTACCAGGTGGAGGCTGGGATAACCTGCGCAACATAGACATGGGACGGGTGATGAATCTGAGCTATTCCCAGTGTCAGACCACAGAAGATGGTGTCTATCTCATTCCAGATGAAGTCTTTGTCATTCCACAGAAAGTGAGCGGAGTGGAAACAAACTCTGAGATGATCATGTCATGGCTGGAACAAAAAAGCTCCACTTCAAGCTCCATTAATGCTGATATTTCCTTCTTTTCGGTGCTCAATGCAAAATTCTCCACAGAAAACCAGCGCATGAAAACCCACCAAGTGAAAGAGAGTTCTGTAACAGCACGAGTTCAA GTCCGTAACCATCTGTACACTGTAAAGGCGTATCCTGACTTCACTCTGGACTCCCGCTTTGCTCGACAGGCAGAGGAAATTGCAGACGCTATTGAGAACAATCAAACCCGTCAAGCAACATACCTGTCAGAGAAACTCATACTTGATTATGGTACTCATGTCATCACAAGTATTGATGCAGGTGCTACTTTGGTGCAAGAggactatttaaaaatgtcttatgTCTCTAACAGTCATTCAGACACGTCTTCTGTTTCTGCATCAGCAGGGTTTAACTTCTTTGACAAAGTTAAATTTGATATTGGTGCCAAAACATCCCAGGGAACCTCTGAAAACAGCGGTTATCAGGGTAACATTACATATTCTTTAATTCAGAGCCACGGTGGAGCTTTATTCTACCCAGGCATCACTCTGCAGAAGTGGCAAGAGAGTACGCTCAATAATCTGGTGGCTATTGACCGCTCTGGGTTGCCACTACACTATTTTCTTAATCCATCCACATTCCCAGACCTCCCAACACCAACAGTAAACAAAATGGCTTCATCAGTTCGTAAGGCTGCAGAGCAATACTATAAAGTAAATACCATTCCAGGTTGTGTAAATCCAGATTCCAAAAACTTCAACTTCCAGGCAAATGTAGATGATGCTTCCTGTGAGGGTCCAGTCACCAATCTTAGCTTTGGTGGCATTTACCAACGATGCACTCCACTAACATCAGATGGAAATGCCATCTGTGATGAGACAGCACAGAAAAACCCAGCCACTGGTGATTATTCTTGCCCTGCAAAGTACAATACCACCCTATTACGCTCTGAGACAGTAGAAAAAGGTTATAATCATTATGAATGCCACAGCCACTGTCATTCATGTGGTTTCTTGTGGTTGTCTACTTGTTGTGACCAAATATGTGGTGATGCTTACCGTGTCCGTCGTGCAAAAGTTGAAACTTACTGGTGTTCCTCAACTCAGAAAACCCCAGAGTACTCTGGATACCTTTTTGGAGGTTTATTTGGAGCAGGCATGCAAAACCCATTGACCAAATCTAATGGCTGTCCTCCAAACTACTTTACCCAACACTTTTTGTCTAATGGCATGATGGTTTGTCTGAGCAATGATTATGAGGCTGGAACAAGATTCTCTGTGCCTTTTGCTGGTTTCTTCAGCTGCCAGTCTGGCAACCCTCTCTCAAAGGGTCAATCTCGCTGTCCACCTCAGTTCAGCCAACATCTTGCTGCCATTAGTGATGGCTGTCAGGTACTGTACTGTGTCCAGTCCGGTGTGTTCACTGGTGGTCAGTTAAAGCCTATCCGCCTCCCACCATTCACAAGACCACCAATGGTCAGTATGATCGCCACAAACACTGTAGCTGTAATGACAGAAGGCGATCGTTCTTGGGTGAGAGTTGGACAAACTAAAATGTGGCGAATGGCAAAGCCTGGTGAGATAAACAAAATGGCATCGATGTTTGATGCGTCTTCTTCTCAGATGTCCGGAGGAGAAAAGGCTGGAGTAGCCATTGGTGTAATGGTTCTGGTTGCTCTTGTGGTCATAGGAATGGTGTTTATAATGAAAAGGAGAAAGAGGTTGTCTGCCATCGGGTTTAGCAAAGGCTATGAAGAGATTGGTAGTGAGGGTCAAAGTGAGAGCAGGATAGAGATTCAGAGTGAACAACAGAATGAGACTGCAAATGAAAACCCTGATCAACCCCTACTTTCATAA
- the prf1.5 gene encoding perforin 1.5, with product MEKNHCVFHVFLCISLIMTHWDMSSACHAGSQAECEKAPFVPGYNLAGEGFDVVRMRRKGAFLINVKSHMDNGTCTVCKNRFQGGQMQKLPSAMLDWRPFSRCSKQLSTALHHSVDSLMKSSTSLINNNWEMDLNLDDIGKAILGGSRSDIAKFAHSQNAMDKATFALHEISCTYYSYRVTDHPELSTEFAKHLQRLPTQYDDETKPLYRRTIDTYGTHYIRQVHLGGRVRRVTAFRTCLATLKGYSETDIKNCLNIELKMNLGFLPANVSLSNKCSQILKDNLSMGFYQGFMTHKIEVLGGEKYFPDLVLNQSPAEAYSNWMMSLHDNPDVISYAIFPLHHLVADPEVSANLKSAVTEYIEENMLSVDHKQNPGCSQTPNLDYNCCPMRAARGMLTVLVQRAAGLKADLFTRTDGYVKVWYNLMYEETEVVMDNNDPEWNISYDFGSIEFGHELIFEVWDSDVIYNDMVGRCVVRPERGTHSHSCKLKRGILYFTYSASCDAHLTGPSCSRYSPKT from the exons ATGGAAAAAAATCACTGTGTTTTCCATGTGTTTCTCTGCATTTCTCTGATCATGACACACTGGGACATGAGTTCAGCTTGCCACGCAGGCTCTCAGGCAGAATGTGAGAAAGCACCATTTGTGCCTGGTTACAACTTGGCAGGCGAAGGCTTTGACGTTGTCAGGATGCGCCGTAAAggtgcatttttgatcaatgtCAAGTCACACATGGACAACGGCACTTGTACGGTCTGCAAGAACCGCTTTCAGGGAGGGCAGATGCAGAAACTTCCCTCAGCCATGCTGGACTGGCGTCCCTTCAGCCGCTGCAGCAAACAGCTTTCTACTGCTCTTCATCATTCTGTTGACTCCCTAATGAAGAGTTCAACATCACTCATCAACAACAACTGGGAAATGGACCTTAACCTTGATGACATTGGAAAGGCGATTTTGGGAGGGAGCCGTTCAGATATTGCTAAATTTGCCCATTCTCAGAATGCAATGGATAAGGCAACATTTGCCCTCCATGAGATCAGTTGCACATATTACAG TTACAGAGTTACAGATCACCCAGAGCTCAGCACTGAATTTGCAAAACATCTCCAGCGACTTCCAACACAGTATGATGACGAAACAAAACCCCTGTACCGAAGAACTATAGATACGTACGGCACTCACTACATACGTCAAGTCCATCTGGGAGGGCGAGTGAGACGGGTCACGGCTTTTCGAACTTGTCTTGCAACCCTGAAGGGCTACTCTGAGACCGATATCAAGAACTGTCTGAATATTGAGTTAAAGATGAATTTAGGGTTCCTGCCAGCTAATGTGTCTCTCTCCAACAAATGCTCTCAAATCCTTAAAGATAACTTGAGCATGGGATTCTACCAGGGCTTCATGACACACAAGATAGAGGTGCTGGGAGGTGAAAAATACTTTCCAGACCTTGTTTTAAACCAAAGCCCAGCTGAAGCGTACTCGAACTGGATGATGAGCTTGCATGACAACCCTGATGTTATATCATATGCAATTTTCCCTCTCCATCATCTGGTGGCTGATCCTGAGGTTAGTGCCAATCTGAAAAGTGCAGTAACAGAGTATATTGAAGAGAACATGCTTTCTGTAGATCACAAGCAGAATCCAGGATGTTCTCAGACACCAAATCTGGATTACAACTGCTGCCCTATGCGAGCCGCTCGTGGCATGTTGACAGTGTTGGTGCAGAGAGCCGCAGGCCTGAAAGCAGATCTCTTCACACGCACTGAcggctatgtgaaagtttggtACAACCTTATGTATGAGGAGACTGAGGTGGTTATGGACAATAATGATCCCGAATGGAACATCAGCTATGATTTTGGATCAATTGAGTTTGGTCATGAACTCATATTTGAGGTGTGGGACAGTGATGTAATTTATAATGACATGGTGGGGAGATGTGTGGTCAGACCTGAACGTGGGACTCATTCACACAGCTGTAAATTAAAGCGTGGCATCCTTTATTTCACTTACAGTGCTTCTTGTGATGCTCACCTGACTGGACCCAGTTGTAGCAGATATTCACCAAAAACATAA
- the LOC127517469 gene encoding histone H1.4-like, producing MSAATPAPSSATKTPRRRSKAKKSGPSVSDLILKVLSSSEDRGGVSLVALKKALSASGYDVVRNNSRIKLAVKRLVASGRLIQTKGTGASGSFKIGSKAATKPKKAKAKKAKRKTAKKLAGAKKSPKKRRRNLRSPGKASETAAVKKTTRPKRAKRRASKSSKAKTAKK from the coding sequence ATGTCAGCTGCCACACCAGCCCCATCTTCTGCTACTAAAACGCCAAGACGAAGATCCAAGGCCAAGAAGTCAGGACCCAGTGTGTCTGATTTGATCCTCAAGGTCTTGTCATCTTCAGAGGACCGTGGTGGCGTCTCTCTGGTCGCTCTGAAGAAAGCGCTGTCTGCCAGTGGTTATGATGTGGTAAGAAACAACTCGCGCATCAAGCTGGCGGTTAAGCGGCTGGTGGCCAGCGGTCGCCTGATTCAGACCAAAGGCACTGGAGCATCTGGATCATTTAAGATCGGCTCGAAAGCTGCTACAAAGCCTAAGAAGGCAAAGGCGAAGAAGGCAAAGAGAAAGACGGCCAAGAAACTTGCCGGGGCAAAGAAATCCCCTAAGAAGAGAAGGAGAAATTTAAGAAGTCCTGGAAAGGCCAGCGAGACAGCTGCGGTCAAGAAGACCACAAGACCCAAGAGGGCCAAACGAAGAGCTTCCAAATCAAGCAAAGCAAAAACTGCCAAGAAATAA